From one Parafrankia discariae genomic stretch:
- a CDS encoding type II secretion system F family protein codes for MTGLPLACGIATGIGLWLLWTALRPSKPDLHQLIADLHPTPPTPDQPATPAGRWAARAGRPLARRLTPGQFIPASISRDIVSLDRDPATHLAEKISSGVVGFFLLLFLAVVLAVGGVRLPVVLPAAGALVLAAVGFLAPDLAVRADAAAHRRALRAAFSAFLDLVVIALAGGAGVEQALDDAASIGTGPAYTQLRRAVDTAVLTGTPIWTTLADLGHRHTIPDIVETAASVELAGGEGAKIRASLAAKATSIRLRALTDADADAAAATERMSLPVALLFLGFLLLIGYPAVARVMTSL; via the coding sequence ATGACCGGCCTCCCGCTCGCCTGCGGCATCGCCACCGGGATCGGCCTGTGGCTGCTGTGGACCGCCCTGCGCCCCAGCAAACCCGACCTGCACCAGCTCATCGCCGACCTGCACCCCACCCCACCCACCCCCGACCAGCCAGCGACACCCGCGGGCAGGTGGGCCGCCCGCGCGGGACGTCCCCTCGCCCGCCGGCTCACCCCCGGCCAGTTCATCCCGGCCAGCATCAGCCGCGACATTGTCTCGCTTGACCGGGATCCCGCCACCCACCTCGCCGAGAAGATCAGCAGCGGGGTGGTCGGGTTCTTCCTGCTCCTCTTCCTGGCCGTCGTCCTCGCCGTCGGTGGGGTGAGGCTGCCCGTGGTGCTGCCGGCGGCGGGGGCGCTCGTCCTCGCCGCCGTCGGGTTCCTCGCACCGGATCTGGCCGTCCGCGCCGACGCCGCGGCCCATCGCCGAGCCCTACGCGCCGCCTTCTCCGCCTTCCTCGATCTGGTGGTGATCGCGTTGGCGGGCGGGGCCGGAGTCGAGCAGGCCCTCGATGACGCGGCGTCCATCGGCACCGGCCCCGCCTACACCCAGCTGCGCCGCGCTGTGGACACCGCCGTCCTCACCGGCACCCCGATCTGGACCACCCTGGCCGACCTCGGACACCGCCACACCATCCCCGACATCGTCGAGACCGCCGCCAGCGTGGAACTCGCTGGCGGGGAAGGCGCGAAGATCCGCGCCTCCCTCGCCGCCAAAGCCACCTCCATCCGCCTACGCGCCCTCACCGACGCCGACGCGGACGCCGCCGCGGCCACCGAACGCA
- a CDS encoding type II secretion system F family protein: MVNADAGVVLAVSCGTGCGIGLWLAGAGTAPFTTAIRAWAGRRIGGLSRQARAARALGALTAALTVGLLTGWPVAAALAALAVLILPGLLTSGRAEQAQTDRVEAIAVWTEMLRDTLAGAAGLEQAIRATAPITPAPIRAEVVQLATALDAGTRLPDALAVFADAVDDPTADLVVAALVMAATRQARNLADLLGRLAAAARDQTALRLRTAASRARIRTSTRVIATTTLAMAFGLVVLSPAFVEPYDDAAGQLVLLGVAGLFAAGLTWLSRMGRTPTSGRILTRLPARSRP, translated from the coding sequence GTGGTGAACGCGGATGCCGGGGTGGTGCTCGCGGTCAGCTGCGGGACCGGCTGCGGGATCGGCCTGTGGCTGGCCGGGGCCGGCACCGCCCCGTTCACCACGGCGATCCGGGCGTGGGCGGGCCGGCGAATCGGGGGCCTGTCCCGTCAGGCCCGCGCCGCCCGCGCCCTCGGCGCCCTCACCGCCGCGCTCACGGTCGGGCTGCTCACAGGCTGGCCGGTGGCCGCCGCCCTCGCGGCGCTGGCGGTGCTCATCCTGCCAGGGCTGCTCACCTCCGGCCGGGCCGAGCAGGCCCAGACCGACCGGGTCGAGGCGATCGCGGTGTGGACGGAGATGCTGCGCGACACCCTCGCCGGCGCCGCCGGACTCGAACAAGCCATCCGCGCCACCGCACCGATCACCCCGGCCCCCATCCGCGCCGAAGTCGTGCAGCTCGCCACCGCCCTCGACGCCGGCACCCGCCTACCCGACGCGCTCGCCGTGTTCGCGGACGCGGTCGATGACCCGACCGCGGACCTGGTGGTCGCGGCGCTGGTGATGGCCGCGACCCGCCAAGCCCGCAACCTCGCCGACCTGCTGGGCCGGCTCGCCGCCGCCGCCCGTGACCAGACCGCGCTGCGGCTGCGCACCGCGGCGTCACGCGCCCGGATCCGTACCTCCACCCGGGTCATCGCCACCACCACCCTGGCCATGGCCTTCGGGCTTGTCGTGCTCTCCCCGGCGTTCGTCGAGCCCTACGATGATGCTGCCGGTCAACTGGTCCTGCTCGGTGTGGCCGGGCTGTTCGCCGCCGGCCTGACGTGGCTTTCCCGGATGGGCCGCACTCCGACCTCCGGAAGAATCCTCACCCGCCTGCCCGCGCGGAGCCGGCCATGA